One part of the Tautonia rosea genome encodes these proteins:
- a CDS encoding alpha/beta hydrolase-fold protein — MTLNRWLAPLSLCLVMTTVEAQGFGSLPTRSAEPVEPIPATTGQPDPAAVTAPAVGLAPRFEVSVVEGLLDAPTDGRLVVILSRRARPEPRDALSLPVPGSPAVLGVDAELVAPGTVTLVDASARSFPIAALENLPAGDYVAQAVLMRNPDLLLLDAPGNLSSAPTPVRLDPADTDPISLELTRIDPPERLPDDTDLVRYLKVPSKLLSEFHGRPMFLRVAVVLPRDYGKDPSLRYPLRVHIGGFGSRFTAARRRMAEGSPFRRMWLDDDTPRFLMLFLDGAGPLGDPYQVNSANHGPYGDAITQELIPYVERLYRGIGQGYARVLDGGSTGGWVSVALQVFYPDFFNGCWSSCPDSLDFRSFQLINIYDDANAYTTADGTERPAFRREDGTPVYAMRDECSLENALGLGGSWAMSGGQWGSWNATYSPRGPDGRPVPLWDPVTGAIDTSVLDHWAKYDIRRVLETNWQMLGPKLRGKIHIWMGDADNFFLEDALQRLEAFLETADPPFEGSIVYGAGEGHCWSGITESEMMQQMAEAVVSGAPR; from the coding sequence ATGACGCTCAACCGCTGGCTCGCGCCGCTTTCTCTCTGTCTGGTGATGACCACGGTCGAGGCCCAGGGCTTCGGCTCCCTTCCGACCCGGAGCGCTGAGCCTGTGGAGCCGATCCCCGCGACCACGGGCCAGCCTGATCCTGCCGCCGTGACTGCGCCGGCGGTCGGCCTCGCCCCCCGATTCGAGGTCAGCGTGGTCGAAGGGTTGCTCGACGCTCCGACCGACGGCCGTCTCGTCGTGATCCTCTCGCGTCGTGCTCGCCCCGAGCCGCGAGACGCCCTCAGCCTGCCCGTCCCTGGCTCGCCGGCCGTGCTGGGCGTCGATGCGGAACTGGTCGCCCCCGGCACGGTCACGCTCGTCGATGCTTCGGCCCGGAGCTTCCCCATCGCGGCCCTGGAGAACCTGCCTGCCGGCGACTATGTCGCTCAGGCCGTGTTGATGCGCAACCCGGATTTGCTCCTGCTCGACGCCCCCGGCAATCTCTCCAGCGCCCCGACTCCCGTCCGGCTCGATCCGGCCGACACCGATCCGATCTCTCTGGAACTCACCCGGATCGACCCCCCCGAACGCCTGCCCGACGATACCGATCTGGTCCGTTATCTGAAGGTTCCGTCGAAGCTGTTGAGCGAGTTCCACGGTCGGCCGATGTTCCTCCGTGTCGCCGTGGTCCTCCCTCGGGATTACGGCAAGGACCCGAGCCTGCGCTATCCGCTTCGGGTCCACATCGGCGGCTTCGGCTCGCGCTTCACCGCCGCCCGCCGTCGGATGGCTGAGGGTTCCCCCTTCCGCCGGATGTGGCTCGACGACGACACCCCACGCTTCCTCATGCTCTTTCTCGACGGGGCCGGGCCGCTTGGCGACCCGTATCAGGTGAATTCGGCCAATCATGGACCGTATGGGGACGCGATCACGCAAGAACTGATCCCCTACGTCGAGCGCCTGTATCGCGGCATCGGCCAGGGATACGCCCGCGTCCTCGACGGCGGATCGACCGGCGGCTGGGTGTCGGTCGCGCTCCAGGTCTTCTATCCGGATTTCTTCAACGGCTGCTGGTCAAGCTGCCCCGATAGCCTCGACTTCCGCTCCTTCCAACTGATCAACATCTACGACGACGCCAACGCCTACACCACTGCCGACGGCACCGAGCGCCCCGCCTTCCGCCGCGAAGACGGCACCCCCGTCTACGCCATGCGAGACGAGTGCAGCCTCGAAAACGCCCTCGGCCTGGGCGGTTCGTGGGCCATGTCCGGCGGCCAGTGGGGTTCCTGGAACGCCACCTACAGCCCGAGAGGCCCCGACGGTCGCCCCGTCCCCCTCTGGGACCCCGTCACCGGCGCGATCGACACCTCCGTCCTCGACCACTGGGCCAAGTACGATATCCGCCGCGTTCTCGAAACCAACTGGCAGATGCTTGGACCCAAGCTGCGCGGCAAAATTCATATCTGGATGGGCGATGCCGACAATTTCTTCCTCGAAGACGCCCTCCAGCGCCTCGAAGCCTTCCTCGAGACCGCCGACCCTCCCTTCGAAGGCTCCATCGTTTACGGTGCAGGGGAAGGCCATTGCTGGTCTGGCATCACCGAGTCGGAGATGATGCAGCAAATGGCCGAGGCTGTGGTCTCGGGAGCACCCCGCTAG
- a CDS encoding DUF6869 domain-containing protein, protein MDVETAIRNAEALLPGEPVPVDEGEDPRWQAILEVEDFVESDPEPVWLFIARWGGHPQEDLRNAIACCLLEHLLECHFTAFFPRVEERALDEPLFAEMFLRCWQLGQSEEPGNAERFESLRHRIQAQARA, encoded by the coding sequence ATGGACGTCGAGACCGCGATTCGAAACGCCGAAGCATTACTCCCCGGCGAGCCGGTGCCGGTTGACGAAGGCGAGGACCCCCGCTGGCAAGCCATTCTTGAGGTGGAGGATTTCGTCGAGTCGGACCCCGAGCCCGTCTGGTTATTCATTGCTCGCTGGGGCGGCCATCCTCAGGAAGACTTGCGGAATGCGATCGCGTGCTGTCTGCTGGAGCATCTGCTCGAATGCCACTTCACCGCATTCTTCCCTCGTGTCGAGGAACGGGCTTTGGATGAACCGCTATTCGCAGAGATGTTTTTGCGATGCTGGCAGTTGGGGCAGTCCGAGGAGCCCGGCAACGCGGAACGGTTCGAATCGCTGAGACACCGAATCCAGGCACAAGCCAGAGCGTAG
- a CDS encoding GNAT family N-acetyltransferase encodes MTISIRPFRESDRSILRAMTIEAFEGVSIDHNIDRLLGPIAAEDWRTRKGKHVDDDLDAPGGEVAVAEDEGGRVVGYVSMRYDYGAKVGQIPNLAVSSDVRGQGIGRTLLEHAIRRFREQGMTVARIETLDQNPIGQHLYPSVGFREVARQIHFAMPLTDPDHSQAKGTAPQ; translated from the coding sequence ATGACCATCTCCATCCGCCCGTTTCGCGAATCCGACCGCTCGATCCTTCGAGCCATGACCATCGAGGCCTTCGAAGGCGTGTCGATCGACCACAACATCGACCGCCTTCTCGGTCCGATCGCGGCCGAGGACTGGCGGACCCGCAAGGGGAAGCACGTCGATGACGACCTCGATGCCCCCGGTGGCGAGGTTGCTGTGGCCGAGGATGAGGGCGGTCGGGTCGTCGGCTATGTCTCGATGCGCTACGATTACGGAGCGAAGGTCGGGCAAATTCCCAACCTCGCCGTTTCCAGCGATGTTCGGGGGCAGGGGATCGGGCGCACCTTGCTTGAGCATGCGATCAGACGATTCCGCGAGCAGGGGATGACCGTCGCCCGGATCGAGACGCTCGATCAGAACCCGATCGGTCAACACCTTTATCCATCGGTCGGCTTCCGGGAAGTTGCCCGGCAGATCCACTTTGCCATGCCCTTGACCGACCCTGACCATTCCCAGGCAAAGGGGACCGCCCCGCAATGA
- a CDS encoding sugar ABC transporter ATP-binding protein yields the protein MTTNTELTWIKVDPDEVPPRLVMEGITKRFGGVHALESVNLNARAGEVHALCGENGAGKSTLMKILAGAIPEYEGRIILDGRDRRFQGPKDAEDAGIRIIHQELNLVPDLSVAANIFLGRERRSRLGLIDDWAMERAASALFDRLGTPISVRARVGDLRIGDQQMVEIAKALAFDALVLIMDEPTSALSDAEVSRLYRVIGDLRQSGTTVLYISHKMNEVFTLADWVTVLRDGSFVASAPRKEIQPAQVVRWMVGREIADFEFEANVPQGTPVLQVEGLSLPSPAGSGRPTLRDLNLTVRPGEVVGIAGLLGAGRTELLESLFGASADRPSGTIRLDGQEVHFQEPADAIAAGVALVTEDRKTLGLFDQMTVAENITLAQLQALATLGVVSSAAEREAVARSIDRLRIKTPSGEVPVLSLSGGNQQKCILARWLLTEPKLLLLDEPTRGIDVGAKAEIYALIHRLAERGMAIVMTSSELPELLAVSSRILVLCEGRLTAELSRSEATEEAIMDAATRFLDRVAAS from the coding sequence ATGACCACCAACACCGAACTGACCTGGATCAAGGTCGATCCCGATGAGGTTCCCCCCCGCCTCGTCATGGAAGGAATCACCAAACGATTCGGTGGTGTTCACGCGCTCGAATCGGTGAACTTGAACGCCAGAGCGGGGGAGGTTCACGCCCTTTGCGGAGAGAACGGCGCGGGCAAGAGCACCCTGATGAAGATCCTCGCCGGGGCGATTCCCGAGTACGAGGGCCGCATCATCCTTGACGGTCGCGATCGCCGTTTTCAGGGGCCGAAAGATGCCGAGGACGCCGGCATCCGCATCATTCACCAGGAGCTCAACCTCGTTCCCGACCTGAGCGTCGCGGCCAACATCTTCCTTGGGAGAGAACGTCGTTCGCGGCTCGGACTGATCGACGACTGGGCGATGGAGCGGGCCGCCTCGGCGTTGTTTGATCGGCTCGGCACTCCCATCTCGGTCCGGGCGAGGGTCGGCGACCTTCGGATCGGTGATCAGCAGATGGTCGAGATCGCCAAGGCCCTGGCCTTCGATGCCCTCGTCCTCATCATGGACGAGCCGACCTCGGCCCTCTCCGATGCCGAGGTCTCGCGGCTGTATCGCGTGATCGGCGACCTGAGGCAATCGGGAACGACGGTTCTTTATATTTCGCACAAGATGAATGAGGTCTTCACTCTTGCCGACTGGGTGACCGTGCTTCGCGATGGATCGTTTGTGGCCTCAGCCCCTCGCAAGGAAATCCAGCCTGCCCAGGTCGTGCGCTGGATGGTCGGCCGAGAGATCGCCGACTTCGAGTTCGAGGCGAACGTCCCCCAGGGAACACCCGTGCTTCAGGTTGAAGGGCTCTCGCTGCCCAGCCCTGCCGGCAGCGGTCGACCGACGCTCCGCGACCTGAATTTGACCGTTCGACCAGGAGAAGTCGTCGGCATTGCCGGGTTGCTTGGGGCAGGGCGAACCGAGCTCCTGGAGTCGCTGTTCGGGGCCTCGGCCGATCGTCCCAGCGGAACCATCCGACTCGACGGCCAGGAAGTTCATTTCCAAGAACCGGCCGACGCCATCGCGGCCGGGGTCGCGCTTGTCACCGAGGACCGCAAGACCCTCGGTCTCTTCGACCAGATGACCGTGGCCGAGAACATCACGCTCGCCCAGCTTCAGGCCCTGGCCACCCTGGGCGTTGTTTCGTCGGCCGCCGAGCGCGAGGCGGTAGCACGCTCCATTGATCGGCTCCGGATCAAGACCCCGTCCGGTGAGGTGCCGGTCCTGAGTCTCTCGGGAGGCAACCAGCAGAAGTGCATTCTCGCCCGATGGCTCCTGACCGAGCCGAAGCTCCTGCTGCTGGATGAGCCGACACGCGGGATCGACGTCGGGGCGAAGGCCGAGATCTATGCCCTCATTCACCGCCTCGCCGAGCGCGGCATGGCCATCGTGATGACCAGTAGCGAGCTTCCCGAATTGCTCGCCGTCAGTAGCCGAATTCTCGTGCTTTGCGAGGGGAGGCTCACGGCCGAACTTTCCCGATCGGAGGCGACCGAGGAAGCCATCATGGACGCCGCGACCCGATTCCTTGACCGGGTGGCGGCATCCTGA
- a CDS encoding sodium:solute symporter family protein, with amino-acid sequence MLLRTIDWAIIGTFFAFTLIVGLVVSRRAGRTQSDFFLSGRGMPWWLLGTSMVATTFAADTPLLVTSIVREQGVAGNWVWWAFLLTGMLTVAVFAKLWRRSGILTDVEFYERRYGGAPAAFLRGFRALYLGLIFNVLVMANVTLAAVKIAQVMFDFSPVQAILVAATVTVIFSAAGGLRSVLLTDFVLFLIAMTGSIGAAVVALRQPEVGGLTGLFANEQVQSRLALWPSLDFSSTASLNAAMTILIIPLAVQWWAAWYPGAEPGGGGYVAQRMLAARSESHATGATLLFNFAHYALRPWPWILVALASLTIYPDLDSLRAAFPKVGDTMVRDDLAYPAMMNRMPPGLLGLIATSLIASYMSTISTMLNWGSSYLVHDFWLRFVRPKASERELVRLGRFLTVALMVLACVIALQLQSVYEGFQILLKVGAGTGLIYILRWFWWRLNALAEIVAMAVSFLMAAGFVVLSRIAPEQTPADWLQFLIIVGGTTACWIVVSLVTPPEREETLRNFYDHIRPGGPGWKAVIRRAHAEGALLDCDGSWNMRSELVFLIGGCASIYGALFATGLILYGRAIPAMLAVLVALAGGAAMAVTWRRVASGTAEPATPGPIGEDH; translated from the coding sequence GTGCTGCTTCGAACGATCGACTGGGCCATTATCGGCACCTTCTTCGCCTTCACCTTGATTGTCGGGCTCGTCGTCTCCCGAAGGGCAGGGCGGACGCAGTCCGATTTCTTCCTCTCCGGGCGGGGCATGCCCTGGTGGCTGCTTGGCACCTCGATGGTTGCCACCACCTTCGCGGCCGATACCCCGTTGCTGGTCACGAGCATCGTCCGAGAACAAGGCGTGGCCGGTAACTGGGTCTGGTGGGCCTTCCTGCTCACCGGCATGCTCACGGTCGCCGTCTTCGCCAAGCTCTGGCGGCGATCAGGCATCCTGACCGACGTTGAATTTTATGAACGTCGCTACGGCGGGGCTCCCGCGGCGTTCCTTCGAGGCTTCCGCGCCCTCTACCTTGGCCTGATCTTCAACGTCCTGGTCATGGCCAACGTCACCCTGGCCGCGGTCAAAATCGCCCAGGTCATGTTCGATTTCAGCCCGGTTCAGGCAATCCTGGTCGCGGCCACCGTCACCGTGATCTTCAGCGCCGCCGGAGGCTTGCGGAGCGTCTTGCTCACCGACTTCGTCCTGTTCCTGATCGCCATGACCGGTTCGATCGGCGCGGCGGTCGTGGCCCTTCGACAACCGGAGGTCGGCGGCCTGACCGGCCTGTTCGCCAATGAGCAGGTTCAATCGCGTCTGGCCCTCTGGCCGAGCCTCGATTTCAGCTCGACCGCCTCGCTGAACGCGGCGATGACCATCTTGATCATTCCCCTGGCTGTGCAGTGGTGGGCCGCCTGGTATCCCGGAGCTGAGCCCGGCGGAGGCGGATACGTCGCCCAGCGGATGCTCGCCGCTCGGAGTGAGTCGCACGCGACCGGCGCGACCTTGCTCTTCAACTTCGCTCACTACGCGCTGCGTCCCTGGCCCTGGATCCTCGTCGCCCTGGCGTCTCTGACGATCTACCCCGACCTCGACTCGCTTCGCGCCGCCTTCCCGAAGGTCGGCGACACGATGGTCCGTGACGACCTGGCCTATCCGGCCATGATGAACCGGATGCCCCCCGGCCTGCTCGGCCTGATCGCCACGTCGTTGATCGCCTCGTACATGTCCACCATCTCAACGATGCTCAACTGGGGATCGTCCTACCTCGTTCACGACTTCTGGCTCCGGTTCGTTCGGCCGAAGGCGTCGGAACGCGAGCTGGTCCGGCTCGGCCGATTCCTGACCGTGGCCCTGATGGTCCTGGCCTGCGTGATCGCCTTGCAGCTTCAGAGCGTTTACGAAGGGTTCCAGATCTTGCTGAAGGTCGGGGCAGGGACGGGCCTGATCTACATCCTCCGCTGGTTCTGGTGGCGGCTGAACGCCCTGGCCGAGATCGTGGCGATGGCCGTCTCGTTCCTGATGGCCGCCGGCTTCGTGGTCCTGAGCCGGATTGCCCCCGAGCAAACCCCAGCCGACTGGCTCCAGTTCCTCATCATCGTCGGCGGCACCACGGCGTGCTGGATTGTCGTTTCACTCGTCACGCCTCCGGAGCGAGAGGAAACCCTTCGAAACTTCTACGACCACATTCGCCCGGGAGGGCCAGGCTGGAAGGCGGTCATCCGCCGCGCCCATGCCGAGGGGGCGCTGCTCGACTGCGACGGTTCGTGGAACATGCGGAGCGAACTGGTCTTCCTGATCGGCGGCTGTGCCTCGATCTACGGCGCACTGTTCGCCACCGGCCTGATCCTCTACGGCCGCGCGATCCCCGCGATGCTTGCGGTGCTGGTCGCGCTCGCCGGAGGGGCCGCAATGGCCGTCACCTGGCGAAGGGTTGCTTCAGGAACGGCCGAACCTGCCACGCCGGGTCCGATCGGGGAGGATCACTAA
- a CDS encoding glutamine amidotransferase has product MANIYYVGDWAIMMGPIFAESPFNYEYKGTEIFNYGTWLVEALESSGEHTVTSVPAWDFYRLAPGEFDRILDEYDLLIFSDVEARNFQLHPSFFDRSKFGTEPLTFPDRVRLTVEAIHRGTHALFLGGWLSFNGECGKGGWGRTRLAEVLPVTCLDYEDLRESTEGYRMVPTAGDHPALRGIDLHASPPILGYNITRPRPGCEVLATWGDSPDPALAIGQFGSGRVAAYTSDPAPHWGCNLVYWSQYQTLWLNLVRWLLTS; this is encoded by the coding sequence ATGGCGAACATTTATTATGTGGGCGACTGGGCCATCATGATGGGCCCGATCTTCGCCGAGAGTCCCTTCAACTACGAATACAAAGGGACCGAGATTTTCAACTACGGGACATGGCTCGTCGAGGCGCTTGAGTCCTCCGGCGAGCACACCGTTACCAGTGTCCCCGCCTGGGATTTCTACCGCCTCGCTCCAGGAGAATTCGACCGGATTCTCGATGAGTACGACCTCTTGATCTTCTCCGATGTCGAGGCCCGAAACTTCCAGCTCCACCCGTCGTTCTTCGACCGCTCGAAGTTCGGCACCGAGCCGCTCACCTTTCCCGACCGCGTTCGCCTGACCGTCGAGGCGATTCACCGCGGCACGCACGCCCTGTTCCTCGGCGGCTGGCTCAGCTTCAACGGCGAGTGCGGCAAAGGAGGCTGGGGTCGCACCCGCTTGGCCGAAGTCCTCCCCGTCACCTGTCTCGATTACGAAGATCTGCGCGAGAGCACCGAGGGCTACCGGATGGTCCCCACCGCCGGTGATCATCCCGCACTGCGCGGGATTGACCTGCACGCCTCTCCGCCGATCCTCGGCTACAACATCACCCGACCCCGACCCGGCTGCGAGGTCCTGGCCACTTGGGGAGACTCCCCCGATCCTGCGCTTGCTATCGGCCAGTTCGGCTCCGGCCGGGTCGCGGCCTACACCTCCGACCCCGCGCCTCACTGGGGATGTAACCTCGTGTACTGGAGCCAGTACCAAACGCTCTGGCTCAACCTTGTCCGGTGGCTTCTAACTTCATGA